AAGCAAAAAGCCTTATGGTTTAGATACCTATTTTGGTAGAAAGTTCTTTTATAAAACTGCATCTGGACAAAAGATCGTTCCAGTCATAGCCAGTTACAATGATTATGAACATGATCTCAGAACTGCTAACCCAAATCAGTTTGCTAGGCTTGGTGATGTAATGGAATTATTAGATAAACTGGTTTCGAATCAATACCCAAACTCGATATCACCATTAATTTCCGCACACGCGGAGGCTGCCCTGCCTTTAAACTTAGGTAAAAGAATTTTTGAAGACATTGCCAGAGAAATAAGAGAAACAACAAATGGTTAAAACCAAAATTAAAAATATCATCAAAGGTTTTAAAACCCCAGAAGCAAGGTGGGCGAGGTTTGGCCCTTATTATGCCATGTTTCCAGTGGATTTTGCTTTTGATGTAATCAATAAGTATTCAAAACGAGGTGATCACATACTCGATCCTTTTGCTGGTAGAAGCACTAGTATTTATGCCGGAGGAGCTTTGGGAAGACATGGGTTAGGAATAGAAATTAATCCAGTGGGTTGGCTTTATGGTAAGGTAAAATTAAACCCAGCTCCAAAACAGGATGTTGTAGATCGCCTATATGAAATATATGATAAGAGAAATTACTATAATAGGGCAATTAAAAAACTTCCAGAATTTTATAGAATATGCTATTGTGATGATGTTTTGAAGTTCCTTCTCTTTGCACGAAAAAATCTTGATTGGAAAAATGATGATGTAGATTCCACACTAATGTCTATCATTTTGGTATTTTTACACGCAAAGCTTGGGGAAGGTTTATCAAACCAAATGAGAATGACCAAGTCTATGGGTATGAACTATTCGGTAGAATGGTGGAAAGCTAATAATATGAGTAGTCCTCCTGATGTTAACCCTCTGAAACTGATGCTAAAAAAAATAAATTGGCGTTATGAGAAGGGAATGCCCAAAATAGCTGATAGCTCAGTACTTTATGGAGATAGTACTATTGAACTAGAAAATATTAATGCTGAGAAAAAGTTTTCTTTACTTTTTACTTCTCCTCCCTATTATTCTATTACAGATTATCATGCTGATCAGTGGCTTAGATTATGGATGCTAGGCGAAGAGGATAAGCCAAAGATTAGTAGTGTAAAACATAAAGGTAGGTTTTTTAATAAAAAAAACTATTATGATTTGTTAGATAATGTCTTTGGTAGTAGCTCGAAACTTATGAAACAAGATAGTGTCATTTACATTAGAACCGATAAGAGAGAGTTTACCTTAAATACTACACGTGAGATACTAAAAAAACACTTTCCTCATCATAAAGAAAGAATTTTATATAAGCCAATAACGAAGTCTACCAAAACTCAAACAAAGCTTTTTGGAGATAAATCTTTAAAACCTGGGGAAGTAGATATTATATTAAAAAGGTGAACTCTCTTTATAATGATTTTAGAGTTTATAGAGTAGTAGCAAGGTTGTGTAACTTCTTCGAGAGCGTTCATTAAACTGTACTTTTTCAAAAAATGATCATTGATTATCAGTACTTTATATTTTTTTGACACAGTTATCTGAATGGACTCACTTCTTCTTGAGTATCAAAAAAAACTTGCAATACCTCAAAAAATCTCTACAATCAAATCACGTTCATGAGGAGGGTCCGATCGTTCAGGTGTTAGTGCCTGTTCATGCGCCTCCATTTTTTTATTTTCTGAATAATCTGCTTTGTGCAGTTGATAAGTCAAATCTTTCACTTTTGTTAGTGATATTTTTCAGAAGCTTTGAGGTAGTACGACTGTCAGGCACGATTAGCCTCCCAAACACTCCTTTCTCCTTCCAAAACTTCACCAGCACATCAAAATCTCCATCACTACTTACCAAGATAAAGTGTTTGTGATCTTGCTCATAGTAATGCTGGGCAGCACTGAGAACTAGGTGGGTATCTACGTTTCACTTGATGGAATGCTTATTTCTAGTAATGGTTTTGAAGTATAGGGTATAGCCTAATGCTTTTAATCTATTGTAAAATCACTCGTATTCTGACAAGTAGCCCAAAAACATACACACTTTATCGGCTTTGAACTTATCTTTCAACAAGGTCATAAACTTTGCCCAATCCAGCAACCAACCACAAGATTGAATACCAAGGTGTACATTTTGGGTGTCTATAAAAACAACTGTGTGGAATGGGCTCATCTAGGTACTCGGTCATAAGTAAAATTTGAACTAGAAGTTCGCTAAGTTATGTAAATCACTTACTTGTAGGTTTGCGGTATTTTGAGTGGCTTTTTGTGGTATGTATAAATTAGTGATAGATCAAGCAAGGTTCTGCCAGTTGTTACCAAATTCAATTGGATTGCTCATTACTTTATCCAATGTTTTGAATAGGAAATAGCTTTTAACATGTGTAAATATGGTATCATCTTGTATCCTCTTAACCGTAGCTTTCATCAACGACTCTTTTTCAAAAACGCACAGTACTTGATGTCCATAAGATACACCATAAGCATCACTAATGCTTCATAGTTCGATAGCTTCTACGTGTTTTTTTAGTTGCTCCAAGGTTCTAAGCGTGTTCTTACCATTGTACATTTCAAGTGTATATAGACTCGCTTTCTTTCCTGTTGTATCAATTGTCTGGAATACCATATCAGGCACTAAAAAAGCTTTGTTTTTGATAGCAAATTTATTTCTGGAGCGAAGATTTTTATCACGGCGATTGTTTCATAGTGTATCAAAATAACGACTACAATAATGAACTTCTAGGTTGTTTTGTGCTGCCCGTAGGTTCATCGCTATTTCACAGTTTACGGTGTTTTTGCGATGGAAATAGTCTTGGTAAAACAGCGTAGCTGTTCATGCTGGTAGTTTAACTTCGTTAGGTAGTAACCCCAGGTGATGAATCAACGCTTGTTTACCGTATTTGGTCAAGTAATGAATATTTTCAAGCTTACCTAGTTGAGGAATCGCCCCAAACGTTTGATGTGCTACCAGTGGCTGGTTTTTTTTCAATCCTTGCCTCAACTCACGCAATGCTTCGTTGATGTTTTTGGTTTTACTCATAATTCCTAAATCTACCATTTGCGAGGCGGTCAGGAATTTGTATTTGGCAAGCGCCGACAAAATATTAGATTGGGCAAAAGTAACGGTGCGAAAGGCGGGCGTTTTGGCTGTAGGCATATTTGTTTGATAATGTAAATGATTATGCATTACTATCAATGCCATATTTAGGTTTAGGGGCTGCGTTTTGTTGCCTTAGCTCTTCATAATCTTGTGGTGGTTTTTTAGCGATATAAGAGCCAGCCTCTCAAGTAAGATGTTTTTTGAGGTCTTTTTTATCAGCCGCTTTTAGATGATATTTTTTCTTTTGGCGAAGCAAAAAGGCTGGTGGTTTAAACATACGTGGGGCAGCCCCTCCTGCACGTAAGAAGAACCCGTGTTTTTTTAAGTTGTCAAACTCCTTGGTTTTGATCCCTAGTTCTTTTGCCATGTGCTGTAAGGTGGTAGGAGAGTTAGCCCCTACAAACTTTACACTGGTATTAGAAAGAATCGTTTCTTTGAGTTTTTTACTGGTGATCTGGGCGAGATTTTGGTTTGCTAATATCAAGTGTAATCCATATTTTCTGGATTCAGCAAGAATACGCTCAATGCTGGTGGCTGATAAATAGTTTTGGCATTCATCGATAAATAAAAAGGTTGGTTTCCTTTTGGCTTTGCTCTGATACACCCTCCTTAATGCAATACTTTGCAACAATGAAATAATAAGCCTACCAAAGAGTTGAGATGTTTCGGTACCCATTTTTCATTGTGCCAGGTTAAATATGATCACTTTCCCCGAATCCACGGCTTCTTCCAAGTTAATTGTGCTTTTACCTTCAGTTAGATGATAAAAGGTTTGGGAGTTGAGTAGACTTTGTAATTTGGTATAGATAGATTGCTTCGTGATACGGTAAGTAGAATTAGTCGTAAAGGCTGATTTAAAAAACTCCTGATGCCTTGGGTGAGGGCTTTGCTGTCAAAGTTGTACTAAATCAGTGTTTAACTCATCATCCATAAAACGCTGAAGCTCACTGAGACTACTGTTTCACTTTCTGAGTAGTACTGCAATACAAGGCACAAGCAATGCTTCCATTTGCAAAGACAGCGTGCTACCTACAATCATTTCTTGAAAGATGCCAGCCAGCTCTTGGCTAAGTAAGTCAATCATCGCATCTCTTTCTTCAGGGTTTTTGATATTATTTGGTAACTCCAATGGGTTAATCACTGGGGTATACCCTGACTCCATATAAGGGTCAATGTAAAGAACTCTTTCTCTACCGCCTTCTTTCTGACCATTGAGCTGGAAACTAAACATTTCTTCTGCCAAGTCTCCGTGTGGGTCTAGTAAGAGTAAGCTATATTGATGGTTTTTATGGCTCTGCTTTTGGAGTGTGTAGAAAAGCACCTTCATTAACTCACTTTTTCCGCTACCACTTCTTCCAGTGATATACGTATGTTTTTTAAGCGCCGTTAACGGAATACCTAATGCTTTGGGGGTAGAAGGGATTCCTACTATTTTTTTTAACCAGGCAATTATTAGAAAGAATGGCATCGTATAGGTGGAGGTAATGAAACAGCAAAAGCCAGATATTTACAGCAGGTATATAAGTTGTTTTACTCTGGACTGTTTCATCAGGTATTAGACAAGGGGAGCTTAGAGTCCACCAAGTGGTATTTATCTGTTTTTTTGTTAGGCGGTCATTGTCTAAGCAAAAGTGAGGTTTCACCTATAATATCTCCTTACTTCGTTATTCAACAATCATAGCCCCTAGCTATTTTTACTTGTAAACGGCAAGTCACTCTGTAGAATACTTTTGTATTTAGGTACCAATGGTTTACGTACTTGTACCCTTATTGTTGCTTACTGCCGTCAGTTTACGTAATAGCTGATTTCTGTAAGAGTGTGGGTTGGTTATTTCCAGAGAAGGCAAAGTAGCGTGCTTTGTCTTTTTTGATTCCTTAACATCAACAGATATGCTTTGTTTAGGGCGAACTTTACGAAGCACTATTTTTTTGTAATCGTCTTTGATTCGCTTCTCCAGTATTTGCTCCACACTATCGCCATAAAAGCAATTGATGTGGGTAAGGAACTCTCCAAGATCAAAGGACACAAGGGTTGGATTGGTTAAATAACGAGTAAGCTGATGTTTTTCGCAGAGCTGTTTTACCTGCTGGTAAATTTCTACTCTTAATCTAAATTTATCTAAAGAAACCGCCCTTATCAAGTCGAATAACCCTTGTTTGACATTCTTTTGCATTCGGTCATCTCTGCCAGTGATTTGGTTCCGAATCTGAACAAATTGTTGTCCCTGAGTTTCTACCTGTTGCATTCTTTCGCTGTATGAACTTCCCCCTTTCAGACTATCCCCCTTATTAAAATGTGTAGGGGGAACACCTTCTTCTTTCTTTACTCTTGTTTCTGTTATTCTATTATCTTTTTTCTGGTATCTTATTACTGTGGTCGCTTGGTTGTCGTGTGATGTTTGGTTGCTTCTTGCTTGCTCCCTGTTAGCAGGTCATTTGATGCCTGTTTCCTGTCCGTTTGGTAGTCACTCGTACAAATAAGGAGCAATGATTTCGTTGGTTTGCAGGCGGTAAACATTGATTCATTTCATTCCCGCCTGTTTGTCGGATTTGATCAGCATACCATACTTGATTAGTCCTTGAATGGCTCTGCTGAGTTTCTTTTTTTCTGCTTCAGGCAGTCCAAAAACAGGGTAATCATTATGCGATAATTTGAATTCCCCTTGTACCAAACCCTCAGGACTTGGCTGAGGGAGTTGCCAGGTTCTTTGGGCACCTAGTAGCAGAATTGCCAACCATAATGGTTTCTCTAAAAGTAACCTAAACACAGGATGGTGATCCTGATGAATAACTTTGATAAAGTGGTGCATTATTAGGTTTGTTATCAAGTAAAGTAGGTGGTGATGTATTTATTTTATTTACTCATATATCACTATACAGTGAGGCAACATTGCTTCAATACGGGCTATTTCTTCCTTTGAGATAGGGTTCATAAAAAGATTCAAAATTTTGAGTTCAGTGAGTGCCTCTATCTCTGATGGTAGTTGTGTAAATTCGTTATTACCAAGATCAAGGTACCTAAGTTGAGAGAGCTTGCTTATCTCAGGCGGAATGCTGTCCATAAGGTTCTCAAATAAATCAAGGGCTTGTAATCTTTTAAGTTGTAAAATCTCCATAGGGAACGATTTGAACTGATTGTATCAAATACCAAGGGTATGTAGTTTGGTAAGTTGTGTTATTTCGGATGGTAAACTGCTTATATTATTACCAAATAGTTCCAGACTTTGAATTTGGGTAAGCTGAGCTACTTCACTGGGTAAGCTTGTCAGATTTTTAAGTGACAGGTCTATCTCTGGTGAGTTGAATTGGGCAATGTGCCTGACGGTAACTTCTTCAATACTAACCTCAGTATCTTGCAAGCTTGATAATAAGGAAGCTACTACCTCTTTTTTTGAGTTTACTAACTTTTGGTTGAGTCATTCTGTTATTGTCAGAGCTTCTGCTACTTTTACTGGATTGGTGCTATCCAAGAGTTGTTGGATATTTGACGGCAATTCTTCATCATCTACTATGGGTATTTCTATCATAGGTCAGTTGGTTAAGCAATTAAAAAGTTATCCATCCTTTAAAATGAGGAGTTGATCAAGTTCTTCATTCAATCAAATGAGAGGCGTTTTTGTTCTTGTTTTCACCCGAAAGAGTAGAGAGTACCTGGGGTTATTGCAAGACTTTTTTGGCGGTTCGAAGTTTTTTTTCAGTTTCGCAAAGTTTGATTAAAAAAAGAATAATAGCAGGTAAATCCTGCTATTATTCTGGTTCGAACACCTTTCTATTGTTTCTTTAAACATCAGGTGAAGCCTTTAAATAAGCTTCTCGCTTTTTGCCAAACTCTTCAAGAGCAAGTAAATGGTTTTCAATAGATTTAGTAGTAGGTAACTCAGGTTTGGTTAAGTTGAGTAGTTCACAAAGCGGTTCGGGAGACTTGTGTAGTTTGCGGATACTAAGGAAACTGTTGCCAAAAACAACTGAAACATCAGTAGTGAATTGCTCAAAAGCGGTTCGGTCAAGCTTCTTTTTTTTGTTTTTGACTATTCTAAAAAAGAGGGGTTGTGTGGGGTGTTAAACATTAGGTCATATAAGGCGTTTCAGGCGGTTCGGAAAGATTGTTGGGGAGTATAAAATATTTGTCCTCAAAAAAACACTTGAACAAACATTTTTTTGATTTCGGGATTTGATAGGTGCCAGATATTTTTGACTGAAGTGAATATTTTTTTGGTAATTGTAAGCAACCCAATCAAACTTTTGGCAGAATGAGTTCACACATTGGTAATTTCTTGTTGGTATTTTAATTTTTTCTGATTGAGCTCTTCCCGTTCTTTTTCCAGTTTTTCTATCAAATGAAAACTAGACGAATTGACTAATATTTGTTGTATTCTATCCATCTTGCATTTGATGCTATTGATTTGTTTTTCTTTATCTTTGATCCAATCAGCCTGAATTTGACCTTTTTGTTCTCGAAATGTTTGTAAAATAATTGAAAATATTTCTCGGACTTGTTCTGGTACTGTAATTCTTTCAAGGAACTCTTGAAACTCAGCAGTAAGTTTTTTACGACCTCTTTGGAATCTGTCTTTATCTTTCTTGTTTGGGCATCCATAGTAAGGGTATTTAGCATTACGCCCCTTTGACCAGTAACCTGTAAATTGCCTTTTACAATAACCACAATGCAAATAGTTTCTTAAGGGGAAATCTGGGTTAAACTTGATATGAGATTTCCCTATTAGAGTAGATTGATTAATTCTGTCAAGTATTTTTTGAGCAGTTTCCAATGAAATAATTGGTTGGTGTTTGGCACGAAATGGTTCTTTAAATCATCGTGATGGTCTATAAAAATACCCTGCATAAAAGTAGATTGTTCTGGGTTTAAATAATATACTAACTATTGTATAGTGAATACGCCCTGTTGTGTTACGTGGGCTATTTGATGTTATGTTTTTCTCTTTAAGGTACCTGTATACATCACTATGGTTACTTAATATCCCATTTGCATACATTTCCAATGCTTCTTTAATATAAGTTGCTCTAGGTTCTGTTGGGATCAAAATCGTGCTTTTGCCTTCTTTCTGTTTTTTATAGCCTTTCGGTACGCCAGCAAAAATCCAATATCCCTCTTTAAACCTTGTGCGTTTACCATTCATAAATTTGAGTCTAAGGTTTCTTTTTTCAAAAGCAGTAAAGGTGTATAAAATGTTTTCTTGTAGCATTCCAGCACTGGTATTGGGGTCTACTGGATACATTACATAAACAATCTCGACACCAGATTCTCTGATTTTTTGTGTAACAATGAGTGATTCAGCTAAATTATCGTTTCTGGATAGTCTGGAATTATCTACGCACACAAAATGAGTAATCCACGGGGTATCTCATATTTTTTTTGGAATTGGTTCAACGTTTTTGCGCCTAGCATTTTTCTTTAAGAATTTTTGTTGTTTTTTTAGTATATCCATTGCTTCATCCAAGCCTTCACGGTCAAATGTCCCCCCTGATACTCATTTATCTTTAATGATTTTAAAAATAGATACATTGTTTCTTTCGCATCGTTCTACACACATTTTTTCCTGGCTCTCCAGTCCAAAGTTTTCTGTTGCTTGGCGCATGGTACTTACACGACAGTAAATTAAAGCTGCCTGGTGTTTAGGATGGTTGTTTTTTAATTGATTCATCTTATAGATGAGTTATCAAAATAAATGAAGAACGGGCAATGATGCTTTACTAGTGCTTGAAAGATAGTTTACATAAACTATCTCAACACCTTCCTGCTTGATTTGCTAGATTAGACTCACTTGTGTTAGCAAATCATTTCTGGATAATCTAGCTGCATCTACGCAAACCAAATGAGTAATCCAAGGCTAACCATTCAAAGTTAGTAGCATATTTTGTTGGGTATTTCTTTGTAAAGACTGCTGCTGTTGGTTGAGCATCTTGAGTACTTGTCCAAGTCATTTACGATGGAGAGTGGCTCAGGCAATACCTATGTCTTTAATGACTTTGGCTACGGGAATTTGTCGCTGATGACACCAGTCTAAACACTTGTTTTCCTGCCACTCCGTACCATACAGTTGATCTGGTTTGCCACGACAATATACCAAGGCAGCCTGATTTTTTTTAGCTTGAATCATTAGAGTGTTATAATAGAATAAATTCATATGGGATGCTTTAAAGGGTGTTTAAAAGTTCCCTTAAAGCTTGTCACGGAGTCTATCAAATCATAGGTCTCAACTCAAGTATTTTTCGATCACCGTTTGAGCTAGGTACTCCAATAAGGTACGTAAATGAAGTATCTCTTCTTTGGTGAGATGCGAAAACCTGGCTCATAATAGCTCCTTGATTTCAGCTAAAGAAATCACTTGACTTTCTTGTGTTTTCATCATATAAATCTATTTACTTACAAAATAATTATTTGGCGCACGATTGACTCTTGTAAGATTATGGGTTTTAGGGTCAAGCCAACTTGTAAAAAATGTGTGGTGGAAGCTAGGGGTATGCGAAAAATTAGCACAGTCTGAAAAGTAGACGATAAATAATATAGAGGGAATAGGTGAAAATTTATATAACTCGCTCCCAAGCCAGACTTTTCAGCAAAGCATCATAATGTTTCGTAAATGCCGTATAACTTACTTTTTTCATTTCCAGCGCAATATCCTGAATGGTGCGGTACTCTCCAGTATAAAAATATTCCTGCATCAGATAATAATAAGCACGAATGGGTTGGTCGGTCAAGATCATTGTTTGGTTGTAAATTTGGGTTTGT
This region of Microscilla marina ATCC 23134 genomic DNA includes:
- a CDS encoding TraM recognition domain-containing protein, with protein sequence MGTETSQLFGRLIISLLQSIALRRVYQSKAKRKPTFLFIDECQNYLSATSIERILAESRKYGLHLILANQNLAQITSKKLKETILSNTSVKFVGANSPTTLQHMAKELGIKTKEFDNLKKHGFFLRAGGAAPRMFKPPAFLLRQKKKYHLKAADKKDLKKHLT
- a CDS encoding helicase HerA domain-containing protein, with translation MPFFLIIAWLKKIVGIPSTPKALGIPLTALKKHTYITGRSGSGKSELMKVLFYTLQKQSHKNHQYSLLLLDPHGDLAEEMFSFQLNGQKEGGRERVLYIDPYMESGYTPVINPLELPNNIKNPEERDAMIDLLSQELAGIFQEMIVGSTLSLQMEALLVPCIAVLLRK
- a CDS encoding recombinase family protein, with product MCVDNSRLSRNDNLAESLIVTQKIRESGVEIVYVMYPVDPNTSAGMLQENILYTFTAFEKRNLRLKFMNGKRTRFKEGYWIFAGVPKGYKKQKEGKSTILIPTEPRATYIKEALEMYANGILSNHSDVYRYLKEKNITSNSPRNTTGRIHYTIVSILFKPRTIYFYAGYFYRPSR
- a CDS encoding DNA methyltransferase, producing MVKTKIKNIIKGFKTPEARWARFGPYYAMFPVDFAFDVINKYSKRGDHILDPFAGRSTSIYAGGALGRHGLGIEINPVGWLYGKVKLNPAPKQDVVDRLYEIYDKRNYYNRAIKKLPEFYRICYCDDVLKFLLFARKNLDWKNDDVDSTLMSIILVFLHAKLGEGLSNQMRMTKSMGMNYSVEWWKANNMSSPPDVNPLKLMLKKINWRYEKGMPKIADSSVLYGDSTIELENINAEKKFSLLFTSPPYYSITDYHADQWLRLWMLGEEDKPKISSVKHKGRFFNKKNYYDLLDNVFGSSSKLMKQDSVIYIRTDKREFTLNTTREILKKHFPHHKERILYKPITKSTKTQTKLFGDKSLKPGEVDIILKR
- a CDS encoding PIN domain-containing protein, whose product is MSPFHTVVFIDTQNVHLGIQSCGWLLDWAKFMTLLKDKFKADKVCMFLGYLSEYE
- a CDS encoding zinc ribbon domain-containing protein; the encoded protein is METAQKILDRINQSTLIGKSHIKFNPDFPLRNYLHCGYCKRQFTGYWSKGRNAKYPYYGCPNKKDKDRFQRGRKKLTAEFQEFLERITVPEQVREIFSIILQTFREQKGQIQADWIKDKEKQINSIKCKMDRIQQILVNSSSFHLIEKLEKEREELNQKKLKYQQEITNV
- a CDS encoding recombinase family protein, yielding MNQLKNNHPKHQAALIYCRVSTMRQATENFGLESQEKMCVERCERNNVSIFKIIKDK